The following proteins are co-located in the Chryseobacterium sp. LJ668 genome:
- a CDS encoding OmpP1/FadL family transporter: protein MKKILVSTALLAGVLSYAGGFRVSLQGVKQLAMAHTSAHAEDASVAFFNPAGMSFIPSKLSIVAGGFGASNKVTFQNLNTLQSTESDNPIGTPIYAAIAYKPIDKLSIGFSFTTPFGSTIQYPYDWEGREMVQKLELKSFYFQPMVSVKMADWLSFGASYIYARGTVDWDKAVTQFGGTVNINDEKASGHGYGFGFYFRPDPKLDVSIAYRSPVDMKAKQGTATFTVPAQNTVNGLLGLNSAGQDNFTATLPLVEEYTIGLTYNVTPKWLVSADFNYHGWSRYSKLTLDFANAPIGNQADPTVLVAPKNFKNSKTVRLGTQYMFSNMVFGRLGAYYDESPYSDENFIPETPSFDSFVLTGGLGFKFKQFGVDVAGGYVMPQSRDVKNDYLGFYGQAKAKAFYFGLGLSYNPF, encoded by the coding sequence ATGAAAAAAATATTGGTATCAACTGCCTTGTTGGCTGGGGTTCTATCTTATGCAGGAGGCTTCAGAGTTTCTCTTCAAGGGGTAAAGCAATTGGCAATGGCACATACGAGTGCTCATGCCGAAGATGCGAGTGTTGCATTCTTTAATCCGGCGGGTATGTCATTCATCCCTTCTAAACTGAGTATTGTTGCAGGAGGTTTCGGAGCAAGTAATAAAGTTACTTTTCAAAATCTAAATACTTTACAGAGTACAGAATCAGATAATCCTATCGGAACACCAATTTATGCTGCGATTGCGTACAAGCCTATCGACAAATTATCGATTGGTTTCAGTTTTACAACTCCTTTCGGAAGTACTATTCAATATCCTTACGATTGGGAAGGAAGAGAAATGGTACAAAAGCTTGAATTAAAGAGCTTTTATTTCCAACCGATGGTTTCTGTGAAGATGGCAGACTGGTTGTCTTTCGGAGCAAGTTATATATATGCGAGAGGAACTGTAGATTGGGATAAAGCTGTGACGCAGTTTGGAGGAACTGTTAATATTAATGATGAAAAAGCAAGTGGCCACGGTTATGGTTTCGGTTTTTATTTCAGACCAGATCCAAAACTTGATGTAAGTATAGCATACCGTTCACCGGTTGATATGAAAGCTAAACAAGGGACTGCAACATTTACAGTTCCGGCACAAAATACTGTTAACGGATTATTGGGATTAAATTCTGCCGGTCAGGATAATTTTACAGCAACATTGCCTTTGGTTGAAGAGTATACAATAGGTTTAACATACAATGTAACTCCGAAATGGTTGGTTTCAGCAGATTTTAATTACCATGGATGGTCTAGATACAGCAAATTGACATTAGATTTTGCCAATGCACCAATTGGAAATCAGGCAGATCCTACGGTACTTGTTGCACCAAAAAACTTTAAAAATTCTAAAACGGTCAGATTAGGTACACAATATATGTTTAGCAACATGGTATTTGGTCGTTTGGGTGCTTATTATGATGAGTCTCCTTATTCAGATGAAAACTTTATTCCTGAGACACCTTCTTTCGATTCTTTCGTACTTACAGGTGGTTTAGGGTTTAAATTTAAACAATTCGGCGTTGATGTAGCCGGTGGGTATGTAATGCCTCAGAGCAGAGATGTGAAAAACGATTATCTTGGCTTTTATGGCCAGGCAAAAGCTAAAGCATTCTATTTCGGTCTAGGTTTATCGTACAATCCTTTTTAA